Part of the Pomacea canaliculata isolate SZHN2017 linkage group LG11, ASM307304v1, whole genome shotgun sequence genome is shown below.
CGGGTTAAGTATTTGTTGATTTATACAGACGATAGCCACTTCCTCTGCTTACACTTTGTCTTGCTATTAACTTGGTTGCAGTTCCACGCTCCTCAAAACATCTTCATCAACACGGCGGACTTTGCAACAGTCAAAGACCTCGCCGACTACCTTCTGCACCTCGACAAACACCCCGAAGAGTACCTTGAGATTCTGAAGGCCAAGGACGAGTACGAGGTTCTGTTCGAGGACTACCCGTTGCGTTATGGTGACGGGCAAGTGTTCTTCATGCATTACCAGTACGAGGCCACAGCTTTCTGTGAGATGTGTCGCCGCCTGTGGAACCTGGACTCCTACAGACAGACCATTCCGGACATACGGAAGTGGGTTGAGAAAGAGCTGTGTTATGAGGCTACAGACTTACGCTAACAATGTGtagaattttgtaaaaaattttgtaactttttaaaaaatcatcttccTGTCTCATTGCCCATCGctatttttgtcttaaaaatcatttcataaGAAATTGTTTGATGAGACAGACACAATTGTGTGTGTTAGCTTTGATAGCTGCACTTGTttcacaaagaaagagaaaatctaGATATTTAAGTCaattattgtttacatacatatatatacacataaatttatttatgtgtttttgttAAAGATGAGGTGATAAACTGCATTGTCTATAGATTAAATGTTGGAGCACCATTCTCTAACCAGTTAGTTTACACGTAGTCAAGGCAAGGAGAACACATTCACACTTCCATTGACATTCTTGTTATAAAAGACAAACGATTGCTGGCAGTCAAGACTGGTACAATCTACTTTTGAAGGTTACTGACAGAGACCAGGCCCCTGAGCCTAAGCAAAGAttacaataatttattgttCGTGGACATTAGGATATAGTCTCCCAAATAAACAATTGAGTAAATAAAGTAGGCCTGATTGTTTGGACTTTGGCCACATAAAGTTACCGATGGCATCATGAGTGTTCTCCAACATACATAAGCTAATAACAACACATCCAAGATATCCCTAGCCTCAGGCAAGAGTAAACTGAAATGAGTTGAACGTCAAGGTGTGGTAGCCTCGAGGCAGGGGAATATAAGGACTATGTCGAGTCCCCTGTGGAGGTACAGCAAGTGTCTGGCAGGGAACCGTGGTACGATTGCTGGAAGGGAACCGTGGTATGATTGCTGGAGCCGCTGATGCCGTACCACATCGTCTCTTGACGTCACGCATCAACGGACTAGGTCCCCCACTGCTCTGTCCTGTCAGGGTGGACGATGAGACCGACGGACCAGGAAAGGCTCGTGAGGAAGACAgcatcacacagacacattgcAGAAAGCGGGACCTAGTATGTCGGGCAACAATGAGCAGCCATCGCCTCCTTCCCTGCCCAGTCCAGACATGTAATCACGTGATGCAATCAGCATTTGTACCGCACGGTGGACTTTGGGTACAAAAAGTAGTTCCGTAGTAAAAAGTAGTAAGTCCTAATTTTCCTAGAATTACCTCTACATTTGTAATAATATGAATACAGTAACTACTTTCATAGAGGTAACAAATGTAATaggaatatttatttgaaagaataaaatgtttactaaaagCAGTCTCATGGGTGGACAAGCATGAACAGTCCCAAAAGCGAATCCACGTTCAGTTGCCAAAAAGAAGTGCaaaactttttatataaatacatgtctCACTTGCGTTCGTTGTGTGGCAGGTGAACACAAAAAGTGCCATTACCTGTTGGCTGCTATTCACCCTTTCGCTGCTGACACCTTTCATGTTTCCTACCTTCACCTTCTTGCACCTCCTCTACACTGTGATATTAGTCCTGTGAAACCGGTGATACTATTGCATTGTTTGTTATATGTTATATCTATTCTTAGAATGGTTTATCCTACACTAtggtaaattttaaaagatatttacaaaTCCAAGTAATTAGAGTTGCCATTTTTAAtccaataaataaactttttttcccaaaacGTGGGAATTGTGAAGTGTTACATTTGTGAACGCGAATGAAAGCTTCATGAGGCAGTCTACGGTTGTCTATCAGACTTACGAAAATTTATGATTATAGTAAGTATTACATGCATCagccgatttttttttcattttatttgtttcacccacacacattcGTTTTGCCCTCACTTCCAGGGACTGGTATACACAGGTCTACACTTTCAGCTTCGTCATCAAAACTGTCATGCTATTAATGATACACGAAAAAACCATCAACATAAATCCAAATTCAGATATTTGAAACTACGTGAATTAATGACAGGTCTGAAAACAACCAAGAATGAATGAAGCATGGCCATTCATAGAAACTTGTAGCCAGAGATTACCAAGTACGAATACAGAAAAGCCGTATGACAACAGATCATGGCAACCTCCTCGTACTAAGAGCTGAGTTTTACTCACGAGTATTAGTACTCAATTGTCAGCATGTATCATTGAAGCTTTTCTTGTCATTCCAgttgttttgaataaaaatggaaaaccCAATTACCCCTCATCCTCCATGCTGCAGACAGCACagacgtgtatgtgtgtttgtgtgtttgtgtgcatgtgtgtgcatccgggtgtgacagtgtgtatgtgctttTAGGAACAATAAACATTCTTACAAACAAATACAAGGGAGAGTACTACAGAAAATTCAGTCCCATTACTCGCTACATTATCTATCCTTCTGTACAGATCACCGCAGCTTTAAATGTTTGaagtttttgttgatgttgtgctTGCTTGTTGCGATATCGCGTGCAAGTGTTGAAgttaagaagaaaaagcagtttGACTTTATTCCACTGAAATAATGACtgtaaacattgttttgaaatgaaataaaactaaaaattaattatctTGAAAGTCACAATTTCGACATAACtttaatatcaaaaatatattgGTTGTTTGTTGGGACCACAGATATAAAcgttataaataattttcttttaataattttatatgagACTTTTATGTAGTTTTGTCATCGCTGGagacataaacatgttttcgTAAAACAGCtacattaattacaaaatataatttatgaagaatatttttaatgtaaagtgTTCCAAAAtgccattaaaaatattatcgCTCACATACACGAAGCACAGCGCCAGCGACCATACCTTACTATATTATGAATACACAGTTTAGTGAAATGTATTAAATGAGTCCTTGTTATTAACCCCGTCTTTACATACTATCGATACAAAGGTCAGGTCAAAGTTGACCGTCAGCTGACCTCGCAGGCCATGGTGCTACAGTTCTCAAGATTCTGATTGTCAAAACAAGTAACGGTTGTACTTGAACTCGACAAATAAAGATCGCACGCTTCGCTTGACAGTTCGTTTGAGTTCGAAATTTTAAAACTACTCTACTATTGTAAATCTGTGGCCTCATAACACAGCTCTTTATCAAACCACTTTCCTGCATCTGGAATGGTCTGTCTGTAGGAGTCCAGGTTCCACAGACGGCGACACATCTCACAGAAAGCTGTGGCCTCGTACTGGTAATGCATGAAGAACACTCGCCCGTCATCTCTACGCAACGGGTAGTCCTCGAACAGAACCTCGTACTCGTCCTTGGCTTCGAGAATCTTGATGTACTCTTCGGGGTGTTTGTCGAGGTACAGCAAATGGTCGGCGAGGTCTTTGACTGTTGGGAAGTCCGCCGTGTTGATGAAGATGTTTTGAGGAGCGTGGAACTGTAATCAAGTTGACAGTAGAACAGAGTAAGTAAATATATTGGCTTTCATAAGTATAAATGAACACATGGTCTACCAGACACGCGACgtgttgataaacaaatgttatttgttatttcacCAATGTCTGTTGTTTCTAAACTTTAGCAGGAACAATTTTTAGGGTAAAATAAATCAGAACATAAGGACGCAAGTGCCTGTGTGCAACTTCTtgccatcattattttttttatatatctctGTGTAAGGCGATTTGCATCTCTAGAAAGAAAGCTTATTCACCAAGAATGAGCAGACGaagaagaataataaataaaagcaaaacgaTGAATTGGTATCACTTACCTTGTAATCGTTGCTGCCTCGTGCAACCAGCACCGTGTCTAAGTTCAGATAGCGGAAGAATTTCTCAGAAATGTAGTCCTTACACAAGGAGTTTTCAAAACCCAGGTAGAACTTATAGTCCCTGCTGAATGTCTGAAAACAGGCGTCGTCTTGGTTTCGAGGACATCTGTGTGCAGAACTTTCCCCGAAGATGTCGATGGGGATGTACTTCTGCAGCATGGCGGCGAACTGTTTCCGTCTGCTTTGATCTATAACACTGCTGACAGCCCAGGCAGCGAACTTGGTCTTCCTGGCCAGGATGTCCGTGTAGTTCCGCTTGACTGGACGTCTTCGCTTGACCACCAGGCCATGGAGACTGAGAATGTCGGCGTCAAACCTTCAACATCACCGAGGGCAGACGTTTCAACACAAGTAATTATTCTTGTCGTGTCCATGTGTCTGTGTAAACGTCTACGCGTTTTCCCCTTTTGGATACCCAGTTATAAATCAACTTATCCGTTTATCAGACTGCTTAGCTTCAATAAACTGTTGACAGGGACGAGAACAAACAAACGGGAAAGAGTTGTGAAATGGTTGGATCGCCACATTATTGTTTAACCTCTATCATcaacgttttgtttttttgttgttgttgttgttggtttttttttttcagtaagtTCACAGTTATGGCGACTGGTACTTTTCATCAAATAAAAGGACACAGCCACACGCATATTTCAACACCATTGCCTTAGTCCGTATTACCTATAGTTCATGGTCCAGTTAAAGGCTGACCTCCAGGAATCCAGGCGATACGTGGAGGAACACACCCAGCCGGCCCTCGGTGGCTCAAGATTGTGAAATacaaaaaccttaaaaatatggaaataagGATCAAGAGTGGTGTTCCTGCATCTAACAAGCTCCAGGGCGCTCGCTAtcctcattttttgtttttgtttttttattattttttttttatgctttgatCTGTAGTGCTTTCGTGCCTTTTGTATCGACCTACACTTTTTGATGAAGTCTGAGGCTTTGTGCTAGATATTTAAACTGCTTTCGTTTCCAGCAGATGGATTATTCTGAGTAGCTGAACATTCTTTCTTAGTCACCTTACTGTGAGATACAAAGGAAGCAGTGCTCTTGTATGTCTAGCAGATCGCTTCTTTTAAGATAGTCTTCAGGGGATGAGGGCTCCTGTTAGTCTATAAAATGTTCGGGAGGACATCTTTACCTGATCGGGATACGATCTCGGTGGTGGCTCTGTTTCCGACATGTGTTCCACAGACCACAAGAGGGCCGAGCTTTGCTCCTGAAATAACGGGTTAGAGGTCACACGACAAGGCATTTCCGGACACACGCGCAGGCGCACAGGTTCCGGAAGAAACGGAATATGGCGGGGCTTTCTCACCCACGTGATGATTTTTGGAGGCTGACTCATAACATCGGGTCGTTTGAGTAGCTGACTGGAATCAAACTCCCACCGGATGGTGTGATTGGGATGAAAGGGGCTCTCTGGAATCGGGTTCTTGTAGTAATTCTTGGAGCTGCGTTAAAAGCAAGTTATTTAGGAGACCAACAGGTAAAAAAGTCAGatcagaagacaagaaaaaaatagagtgTGAGGTAAGGCGTTATGATGTATTTCAAAcagtaagaaacaaagaaaaatctccTGACCTGGAAATTTACAAATCCTCAGCTCGCCAATCtcaacattaatattttataagcaataAGAATAATAGCCATCAAACCAGCAATAAAATAAGATggcaagaaaaatacaaaagtaaagCTAAAGTAAATAAGAAACTACCAGATGACTAGTCTAGGAACACTACTTTACTACAAATGAAGTAGGTCTTATCAATTCAAAATAGAATTCAAAATATGTCCAGTTCCTTCTATATGAATATGTGGAGACAGACATAGCATATGTACTACCAGAGTATAATAAAGCCAAATAAGAAAGGGAATAACTCATAAAATCTTAAATGTAAAGTGACAATGAATACGTTGTTCACTTTTAACACAAACAGTTTGGTGTTTCATTTGTTGAATTAAGATTATATCTTGACTATTACTTGTATATTGAAATTCCctttaaattaaagatattttctaaAAGCAAAGTTTCGATGCCCTTAGGACTTAGATTGAACTAGACatgtaatgaaaaaaacccCTAAATTGAACATTATCAGTTTAAACATTGACTTTGCTTTAGCAGAAGGAAAGGTATTTAAGAAATGAGAAACTGCGCAAAAAAAAATGGTAGCAATCCATCGAAATTCTATCatacaaaagaaatttaaaaaaatgaaaacttaaaaacccaacaaagttttaaaacaggtaaaataaaataacacataaaCCTATGCTACTCTGGGTGAGCTGAGGTCGGGTAGGTACATCTCAATCACTAAttaaatacacatattttaattaaaattgacTCACACACTTACAACTTTGGCCAGTGGTCGGGTGTTTGCACTTCCTCATATGTCTTGTCATTGTCTCCATGTTGCGATGTATTGAGGGGCACTGGGTACCCCAGGATACCCTGGCTTGTCTGGTGTCTTTGCCAGAGTGGAACATCTGAATTCAAAACAATGGACTGCGGCACAAAAGAAGTCATGCTGATGTTACCTTGAGCACTGTTGTTGACACAGGGATACTTTAGAAATTTCCTAAATATTAAAATCGGTTCGGGCTGCACGAAGTGTAAAGAGCTCCGACCCGCATTGATATTTCTTGATATCCAGATGAGACTCACACAGACGACAGCAATGAGGCAAACTGTCAATGCACGCcgaatttttttcatattttttgagCGTTTACCAGTCGGTCGATAATTCTGTAGAATACCataaagaaagcaaatgttTACAACATGAAAAGTTGTCACAACTTCACTACTCAAGCTTGTGACAGTtatgcattctttctttcaacacaaaCAAGCGATCTGACAGAGagccttgaaaaaaaaaagttattttaacaataaacaaatagttAAAAACTTTTACGAGCCCACATGCAGGGAAAGCCACCACGGAAGGTGATCCGACTCACGAAAATAATTCTCCACAAATCAAACTTGTTTATCCTCTGTCTTGGAATATCACGATATCAGTACACCGTCcctcaagtacacaaagtgaggtCCCTGGTCACAACAAAATCCAATAAATATAACcattaaacaaacataaaactctGCAATCTCTACTTCCCAGCAGGCCTTCAGTTTCGTTTGATAAGGACACCTGTCACACAGCAATGAAAATCCATACTCGCCTCAGATAGGTGTttcaatgaatgaataaaacatcGTCTTCTTCTCAACTTTCTTTAAACTCTCTCCGTCTTCGGACAGCAGACTGTCTGTGGTTTTTTCCGGGTACTCCTGTTTCTGGACCTGTTATGTGCGTGCGTCCGTGTTTTACAACACGTGTTGTGTGCTTTTCTATTAAATGAAATCACAGATAGCATTTTAAGATTGAATCCTTTTCAATTCCATCCAACTGCACTAGCTATACATGCAAActccaaaatattaaaaaaagtaaagtgaaAGATTTTCAAAGCTATCAGCTCCATCTGGCAATTCCTGCTAATCGTTTGGAAGCAAGTTTactctttattgttgttttgttgtggaATAGATATCAATGCAACAACACAGAGACCCCAGATTAAGCCTATATTGACCTTTACTGGACCTTTATTGTTGCTATTTGCAGATTTCTTATGGATCGCATATTATTTATTCCTACGGCTTCTCAGCATTATAATTAAATGTGTCTGGACAAATTTGAGTTTAGAATCAAAGttgatttaaaattaatgacaagttcagaaaaagcattttttttcggTCAACTATTTCTTGAGATCGGGAAATTGGCCAGTGAACAATTCATATAAACCAAGCTGATTTAATGTCAGAAGTATgcaatgtaatttttaatagCAGTTTATAATTACCTTTATATAACGTATAACCCGTGATGTTACCTTAAgcttgctaatttttttttctgatggaaaccagcaataaaatgtttgtttctgagATGTTTGATGTGGCTATTTGTGGCGTTCAcgaagtactatccctgaattactgtTCTTAActcctggcaatactgtctgtcatgctaatcatcatgtaacgactccatcttgcTCTGTTTATAGTATCTGCATCCCTTCATACTTACATCCATTGCTGTACGTTCTACTCTGtatctcatctttatgttgctcagtgtgtctatacttacctcactgtccactggctgttagctttcatttatcattattggtctgcgcatagagtgcgatctgtcttggtcatgatgctgcgcGTTGTAAGTACccatcattattgtcattattccttattattatttattgttccTTAACTGAGTGTGTTTGAAGAACAAACATTATTTGCCActtataataattacaaaactaTAATAATCTAAATAATCAACAAACATTGACATTAATCAGCAGAATGGAATATTAATTTTCTGTTCAGGAAGTTTTAGTAAGcataggtaaaaaaaatgttacatttaccTTAGATTTTCCAAGAAGTGCTAGTGACATGGGGTATTAAACACTCCTTTaaaatttaatctttaaaaCAGAGTAAGTCTGTCCTACACTGTTTCCTGACTAAACACCACCTTCTGCACCGCGAAGAGCAGGAAAAGTCGTTCACACGTGGTGTGGAGCTGTGCGAGATGGACCAATCAAATCGTACAACCTCAAGTAAATAACTCCAGCTTTTTATGTTTCCCGTACGATTTGAACGCTTCGTATTTATAATGCGAGCAAATTCATTTcaacaattttcaaaatatttttcaaaaaagagaagaagaatatCAGTCTCTGATTTCGATTATCTTTTTTAACTCGCCACTACTTCCTGGTACAAAGCCTAGTTGACAAATGTGTACCGCAATGTACgaaacaggaaacaaacagcatcagtatcacattttctttttgttttagagTTTATCAGTTGCACAATAGCACATGTCAGATCCTGCAAGAGAAAACTGGCAGGAAGCAGCCGCTGGGTAGCTTTGCCCTGGATACTGCGCTTACGCAACCTCGATTGTGAGAAAGGTCAGGCATTCAGAtaaaccagggatgcccaacctacggcccgcgggccatatccggcccgcgacgcggtgccatccggcccgcgaaacttctgcccacagtgcaggaaatcggcatgttagtaataaaataaaaaaaaacgaaaaaaaaccgaaaaaagggaagaagtatttatccccacgtaggggcgtctctcaatctttttttttgatggacgaacatttcaaTTCAGTGCTCcaacttggtgtctctacgatgcagctggacattcagaagttggtttcgggtaaacaacttcaaatatccaactaattactacataattaatggtaagtacaacttgtttctaataaaaaatggtatttgctctattttttttctttttttgtatttttgcggtgaagtggcccgcgacacggctgtccgaaatggatatggcccgcgacacggctgtccgaaatggatatggcccgcaggccgaaaaaggttgggcatcactgagaTAAACCAATCCGGTCACTCCTATCAGAAGAAGCAAGATATGGGACAGAAGAGTGTTTGATTTCGATAAGCCAAAATGAAGATCCCAGACACTCTCTTTGATGTCCCCCGAAAAATCCCGTGTAAGTCGCGCACGATTATCTGTCTACTGGTGCCCCCTCCAAGGCCCCGCGAAAGGATATTCTGTGGTAATTCGCTCAGGGCTCCGCGTAGGTATCTGGACCCCGCGCTGCCCCTTCCGGCGAACTGCACAAAGAACCAATAGGCGAGAAAAAAGATGTTATGGCAGGAAGTCGCTGTGAGGTGGTGtgtagatcagtgatgcccaacctttttcggcctgcgggccatatccatttcggagagccgtgtcgcgggccacttcaccgcaaaaatacaaaaagggaaaaaaaatagagcagataccccccttacgtggggataaatacttcttccttttttttttttttttttcgtttttttaggtcttcttttattacaaacatgccgatttcctgcactgtgggcagaagtttcgcgggccggatatggcccgcgggccgtaggttgtgcatccctggtgtAGATGAAAACGGTTAGGTGTATGCACAGAATAATTCAGATAAGTggtaaatgcacacaaaatacgCACCACGAACAAGATCAAAGTGGGAGAGCGCAGTCCCCTCAAGCCATGCAGGTGAAGGGGCATCACTCTCCTTTTGATGGATATTTATAGTGTTATTTTATCACAAGCTATgctataaaatatcaaaaacccaggccaggtgactacacaacaaacctagtgatgatgaaatggacaacaaatggGTACATAACGGTCTTCACTTACATAATTTACTGTGTATaatgaagctgtttgaatttcCTCGCATTAAAACTTTAGAACCAGCCTTTCCTTCGAAGCAGCCACccccga
Proteins encoded:
- the LOC112575897 gene encoding alpha-(1,3)-fucosyltransferase C-like, coding for MKKIRRALTVCLIAVVCVSLIWISRNINAGRSSLHFVQPEPILIFRKFLKYPCVNNSAQGNISMTSFVPQSIVLNSDVPLWQRHQTSQGILGYPVPLNTSQHGDNDKTYEEVQTPDHWPKFSKNYYKNPIPESPFHPNHTIRWEFDSSQLLKRPDVMSQPPKIITWVRKPRHIPFLPEPVRLRVCPEMPCRVTSNPLFQEQSSALLWSVEHMSETEPPPRSYPDQVFVFHNLEPPRAGWVCSSTYRLDSWRSAFNWTMNYRFDADILSLHGLVVKRRRPVKRNYTDILARKTKFAAWAVSSVIDQSRRKQFAAMLQKYIPIDIFGESSAHRCPRNQDDACFQTFSRDYKFYLGFENSLCKDYISEKFFRYLNLDTVLVARGSNDYKFHAPQNIFINTADFPTVKDLADHLLYLDKHPEEYIKILEAKDEYEVLFEDYPLRRDDGRVFFMHYQYEATAFCEMCRRLWNLDSYRQTIPDAGKWFDKELCYEATDLQ